In Myxococcus guangdongensis, a single window of DNA contains:
- a CDS encoding exo-beta-N-acetylmuramidase NamZ family protein gives MTKVKTGLDVWVEQGFSALKGKRVGAIVNPTSVDARFRHLADLLSQAPGVTLAALFGPEHGVRGEAQYMVAVDEAKDRRTGVPVYSLYGSTFESLSPRAEWLEGLDALVFDIQDVGSRYYTYVYTMALAMKVAAKAGVPFYVLDRPNPLNGVAMEGNLVGEGYRSFVGLYALPNRHGMTAGELARLFNAQEGFGCELTVVACEGWRREQFWSETGLPFISPSPNMPTPDTALVYPGMCLGEGTNVSEGRGTCRPFEQFGAPWVDTDALLARLAREQLPGVAFRAVGFTPTFDKYRGESCNGAFIHVTDRRTFQSLRTGVAIFQALHDIGPGKFDWRADAYEFVEDVPAFDLLCGTDQVRQGILEGWSLDRLMEGFQAQTERFARHREPYLLYA, from the coding sequence GTGACGAAGGTGAAGACGGGACTGGATGTCTGGGTGGAGCAGGGCTTCTCCGCGCTGAAGGGCAAGCGCGTGGGCGCCATCGTCAATCCCACCAGCGTGGATGCGCGCTTCCGGCACCTGGCGGACCTGCTGTCCCAGGCCCCAGGCGTGACGCTGGCGGCGCTGTTCGGCCCCGAGCACGGCGTGCGCGGCGAGGCGCAGTACATGGTCGCCGTGGATGAGGCGAAGGACCGGCGCACCGGCGTGCCCGTGTACAGCCTCTACGGTTCCACCTTCGAGTCGCTGTCCCCGCGCGCCGAGTGGCTCGAGGGCCTGGATGCGCTCGTGTTCGACATCCAGGACGTGGGCAGCCGCTACTACACCTACGTCTACACGATGGCCCTGGCCATGAAGGTGGCGGCGAAGGCGGGCGTGCCCTTCTACGTGCTGGACCGGCCCAACCCGCTCAACGGCGTGGCGATGGAGGGCAACCTGGTGGGCGAGGGCTACCGCTCCTTCGTGGGCCTGTACGCGCTGCCCAACCGCCACGGCATGACGGCGGGGGAGCTGGCGCGGTTGTTCAACGCGCAGGAGGGCTTCGGCTGTGAGCTGACGGTGGTGGCGTGCGAGGGCTGGCGCCGCGAGCAGTTCTGGTCCGAGACGGGCCTGCCGTTCATCTCGCCGTCGCCCAACATGCCCACGCCGGACACGGCGCTGGTGTACCCGGGCATGTGCCTGGGCGAGGGCACCAATGTCTCCGAGGGGCGCGGGACGTGTCGCCCGTTCGAGCAGTTCGGCGCGCCCTGGGTGGACACGGACGCGCTGCTGGCGCGGCTCGCGAGGGAGCAGCTGCCGGGCGTGGCCTTCCGCGCGGTGGGCTTCACGCCGACGTTCGACAAGTACCGGGGCGAGTCCTGCAACGGGGCCTTCATCCACGTCACGGACCGGCGGACCTTCCAGTCGCTGCGCACGGGCGTGGCCATCTTCCAGGCGCTGCACGACATCGGCCCGGGGAAGTTCGACTGGCGGGCGGACGCGTACGAGTTCGTCGAGGACGTGCCCGCGTTCGACCTGCTGTGCGGGACGGACCAGGTGCGCCAGGGCATCCTGGAGGGGTGGAGCCTGGACCGGCTGATGGAGGGGTTCCAGGCCCAAACCGAGCGCTTCGCCCGGCACAGGGAGCCCTACCTGCTGTACGCTTGA
- the nadD gene encoding nicotinate (nicotinamide) nucleotide adenylyltransferase, protein MQVALLGGSFNPPHVGHLMAASYVHATQGVDQVWLMPSWQHPFGKQMEDFEHRIAMCEAMCRETSGWLRTTRIESEPGLTGRTVDTLELLVARHPDVRWSIIIGSDILRDLPHWKDFHRIEALSRVLVLYRAGYPAPNTVGPPLAEVSSTEIRELLARGTEPSDLVPSGVLAHARAAGLYGLGRAR, encoded by the coding sequence GTGCAGGTCGCGCTGCTTGGAGGCTCGTTCAACCCGCCGCACGTGGGGCACCTGATGGCCGCCTCGTACGTGCACGCGACGCAGGGCGTGGACCAGGTGTGGCTGATGCCGTCCTGGCAGCACCCGTTCGGCAAGCAGATGGAGGACTTCGAGCACCGCATCGCGATGTGCGAGGCGATGTGTCGGGAGACCTCGGGTTGGCTCAGGACGACGCGCATCGAGAGCGAGCCAGGGCTGACGGGGCGCACGGTGGACACGCTCGAGCTGCTGGTCGCGCGTCATCCGGACGTGCGCTGGTCCATCATCATCGGCAGCGACATCCTGAGGGACCTGCCGCATTGGAAGGACTTCCACCGCATCGAGGCGCTGTCGCGCGTGCTGGTGCTGTATCGCGCGGGCTATCCGGCGCCGAATACCGTGGGGCCTCCGCTGGCGGAGGTTTCCTCCACCGAGATTCGTGAGCTGCTGGCACGGGGGACGGAGCCCTCGGACCTGGTGCCCTCGGGGGTGTTGGCCCATGCCCGCGCGGCGGGGTTGTACGGGCTGGGACGCGCTCGGTAG
- a CDS encoding Rossmann-like and DUF2520 domain-containing protein, with protein sequence MSPRDSRKRSAPGKESSRGRATAKRPASDSTGRAATPREGASANREGSTAKRAPPLSATQTKAAPRRPFANRDPGGTTRQSVSPSAEPTKAAPGRPFANRTTTPSAKPRIAASIHHAQPTRQGISAPGSAASAPAPRATRSTKRPRVVIVGTGRLGGALGLALSATGWPVTLHSRGDEGRKRTEALGLKASTLEDLRRARLVLLCVPDAEVPRVAEELASTLPRSVALVHTAGALSLEALGEPRGRALGSFHPLCAVSSARDSLAGHTASISTRSNPLREVLRHMARDVMLEAIEVPEAHRAAYHAGAVMSAGLVVALADAAVAALGTAGIPPDSALRALLPLMRSALRGMEARGLAGGLTGPIVRGDAGVVGAHLEALPDDIAPIYRLLSRRALKLVSERLSPESRAALEKRLR encoded by the coding sequence ATGAGCCCCCGCGACTCGCGGAAGCGAAGTGCCCCGGGGAAGGAATCCTCCCGGGGCCGCGCGACCGCGAAGCGCCCCGCATCCGACAGCACCGGGCGCGCAGCGACTCCACGGGAAGGCGCCTCGGCGAACCGCGAGGGCAGCACCGCGAAGCGCGCGCCCCCCCTCAGCGCCACGCAGACGAAGGCAGCACCGAGGCGCCCCTTCGCGAACCGCGATCCTGGCGGCACCACGAGGCAGTCCGTCTCCCCCAGCGCCGAGCCGACGAAGGCCGCACCAGGGCGCCCCTTCGCGAACCGCACCACCACCCCTTCCGCGAAGCCCCGTATCGCCGCCAGCATCCATCACGCACAGCCCACGCGACAGGGTATCTCCGCGCCCGGCAGCGCCGCGAGCGCACCGGCACCACGCGCCACTCGCTCAACGAAGCGGCCCCGTGTCGTCATCGTCGGAACAGGTCGCCTCGGCGGAGCCCTCGGGCTCGCGCTGAGCGCAACGGGCTGGCCCGTGACGCTCCACTCTCGCGGCGACGAGGGACGCAAGCGAACCGAAGCGCTCGGCCTGAAAGCCTCGACTCTCGAAGACCTGCGGCGCGCTCGACTCGTGCTCCTCTGCGTCCCGGATGCGGAGGTCCCCCGCGTCGCGGAAGAGCTCGCCAGCACCCTGCCCCGCTCCGTCGCTCTCGTGCACACGGCCGGCGCACTGTCGCTCGAAGCGCTTGGCGAGCCGCGAGGCCGCGCCCTCGGCTCGTTCCATCCGCTCTGCGCCGTGTCCTCCGCGCGCGACTCGCTCGCCGGCCACACCGCGTCCATCAGCACGCGCTCCAACCCCCTGCGCGAAGTGCTGCGACACATGGCCCGCGACGTGATGCTCGAGGCCATCGAGGTCCCCGAGGCCCACCGCGCCGCCTACCACGCGGGCGCGGTGATGAGCGCGGGGCTCGTCGTGGCGCTCGCCGACGCGGCCGTCGCGGCGCTCGGCACCGCGGGAATTCCACCCGACTCAGCACTCCGCGCCCTGCTGCCCCTGATGCGCTCCGCCCTGAGAGGCATGGAAGCGCGGGGCCTCGCGGGGGGGCTCACCGGGCCCATCGTGCGGGGTGACGCGGGCGTGGTCGGCGCGCACCTGGAGGCGCTCCCGGACGACATCGCCCCCATCTACCGACTGCTGTCGCGGCGCGCGCTGAAGCTCGTCTCGGAGAGACTCAGCCCCGAATCGCGCGCCGCGCTGGAGAAGCGGCTCAGGTGA
- a CDS encoding AAA family ATPase — MVESTDLAQVLQEANDIARSVAQKLTSAHVLLALFTVENRAQLLLKERGVDEDALLQLLTAAPAEHDGLVRELREKAREIAVSCGSTEADCLHLLIAVTRVRCGAQELLMHAGLDLATLRTTAVSYFVSGRMPRKLQPGRTHVTTSRPASSRPLGAPPSPLPFSAVAVSLPRPTPVAPPKPPPPAPPRATTPALSPRDLIDVDHEPPAKAAPPPPAPAPTARVTPTVTPPAPTSAPVARPTPPPPAPAPVARPAQAAAAVAKGPSMALDPKAFPLLTSLGRNLSQAAREGKLDPVVGRAREIEEVIDVLGKRRTNNPCLLGEAGVGKTAVVEGVAQRLLGLRGGLAEKVLVELDMASLVAGTQLRGSFSEKLNALKEEVRRAEGRVMVFIDEIHTLVGAGSTGDGPQDAANELKTAMARGEFPCIGATTHDEYRKFISADPALERRFTAVVVHEPSVPETVEILRGIIGRYEEHHALRYRPEALEAAASLASRYVTDRFMPDKAISVVDLAGSRCHREGRDVVEPSDVARVVAKLAGVPEERLLMNDSARLLRLEQDLGERVIGHEEAIARIARVIRRNYAGFASRRPMGSFLFLGPTGVGKTEMARGLAEVLFGNRDALVRLDMSEMSEAHGVSRLIGSPAGYVGHGEGGQLTEPVRRRPSSVVVLDEIEKAHREVQMLLLQVLEEGRLTDGKGRHIDFSNTVIVLTTNLGAEAFSRTGRPLGFGQESSGAATALEHAASAARRALPPELWNRIDERLPFRPLEEEEVARIATLLLEESSKRLSTERGIEYVAGDDVVGHLLKSGGFDPQLGARPMRQMVQRLVEGPLAERILSGEFGAGDRVRVALHAGQLAFQRER; from the coding sequence ATGGTCGAAAGCACGGATCTCGCCCAGGTCCTTCAAGAAGCCAACGACATTGCCCGGAGCGTGGCCCAGAAGCTTACCTCGGCCCACGTGCTCCTGGCGCTGTTCACGGTGGAGAACCGAGCGCAGCTGCTCCTGAAGGAGCGGGGCGTGGACGAGGATGCCCTCCTCCAACTGCTCACCGCGGCGCCCGCCGAGCACGATGGCCTGGTCCGCGAGCTGAGGGAGAAGGCCCGTGAAATCGCGGTCAGCTGCGGCTCCACGGAGGCGGACTGCCTGCACCTGCTCATCGCGGTGACGCGGGTGCGCTGCGGGGCCCAGGAGCTGCTGATGCACGCGGGCCTGGATCTGGCGACGCTGCGCACCACGGCGGTCTCCTACTTCGTGAGCGGGCGGATGCCGCGCAAGCTCCAGCCGGGGCGCACGCACGTCACCACCTCGCGGCCCGCGTCCAGCCGACCGCTCGGGGCGCCCCCGTCCCCCCTGCCCTTCTCCGCCGTGGCGGTGAGCCTGCCGCGTCCGACGCCGGTCGCGCCGCCGAAGCCTCCTCCCCCCGCCCCCCCGCGCGCGACGACGCCCGCCCTGTCCCCTCGCGACCTCATCGACGTGGACCACGAGCCGCCGGCGAAGGCCGCGCCGCCGCCCCCGGCTCCCGCTCCGACCGCGCGCGTCACGCCCACCGTGACGCCCCCGGCACCGACGTCGGCGCCCGTGGCGCGTCCGACGCCGCCTCCTCCGGCGCCTGCCCCCGTGGCCCGTCCCGCGCAGGCCGCTGCGGCGGTGGCGAAGGGCCCCTCGATGGCGCTGGACCCCAAGGCGTTCCCGCTGCTGACGTCGCTGGGCCGCAACCTGAGTCAGGCGGCCCGCGAGGGGAAGCTGGACCCGGTGGTGGGCCGCGCGCGGGAAATCGAGGAGGTCATCGACGTCCTCGGCAAGCGCCGGACGAACAACCCGTGCCTGCTGGGTGAGGCGGGCGTGGGCAAGACGGCGGTGGTGGAGGGCGTGGCGCAGCGGCTGTTGGGGCTGCGTGGCGGGCTGGCGGAGAAGGTGTTGGTGGAGCTGGACATGGCCTCGCTGGTGGCGGGCACCCAGCTTCGCGGCTCGTTCTCCGAGAAGCTCAACGCGTTGAAGGAAGAGGTCCGCCGCGCCGAGGGGCGCGTGATGGTCTTCATCGACGAAATCCACACGCTGGTGGGCGCGGGCTCCACGGGCGACGGTCCGCAGGACGCGGCCAACGAGCTGAAGACGGCGATGGCGCGGGGCGAGTTCCCGTGCATCGGCGCGACGACGCACGACGAGTACCGCAAGTTCATCAGCGCGGACCCGGCGCTCGAGCGGCGCTTCACGGCGGTGGTGGTGCACGAGCCGTCGGTGCCGGAGACAGTGGAGATCCTCCGCGGCATCATCGGCCGGTACGAGGAGCACCACGCGCTGCGCTATCGGCCGGAGGCGCTGGAGGCCGCGGCGTCGCTGGCGAGCCGCTACGTGACGGACCGGTTCATGCCGGACAAGGCCATCTCGGTGGTGGACCTGGCGGGGAGCCGCTGCCACCGCGAGGGGCGTGACGTGGTGGAGCCGTCGGACGTGGCGCGGGTGGTGGCGAAGCTCGCGGGCGTTCCGGAAGAGCGGCTGTTGATGAACGACTCGGCGCGGCTGCTCCGGCTGGAGCAGGACCTGGGCGAGCGGGTCATCGGTCACGAGGAGGCGATTGCGCGCATCGCGCGGGTCATCCGTCGCAACTACGCGGGCTTCGCGTCGCGGCGTCCCATGGGCAGCTTCCTGTTCCTGGGCCCCACGGGCGTGGGCAAGACGGAGATGGCGCGCGGGCTGGCGGAGGTGCTCTTCGGCAACCGCGACGCGCTGGTGCGGTTGGACATGAGCGAGATGTCGGAGGCGCACGGGGTGTCGCGCCTCATCGGCTCGCCCGCGGGCTACGTGGGCCATGGCGAAGGTGGCCAGCTCACGGAGCCGGTGCGTCGGCGTCCCTCGTCCGTGGTGGTGCTGGACGAAATCGAGAAGGCGCACCGCGAGGTGCAGATGCTGCTGCTCCAGGTCCTCGAGGAGGGGCGGCTGACGGACGGCAAGGGTCGGCACATCGACTTCTCGAACACCGTCATCGTGCTGACGACGAACCTGGGCGCGGAGGCGTTCTCGCGCACGGGTCGTCCGCTGGGCTTCGGGCAGGAGAGCTCGGGCGCGGCGACCGCGCTGGAGCACGCGGCGTCGGCGGCGCGTCGGGCGCTTCCGCCGGAGTTGTGGAACCGCATCGATGAGCGGCTCCCCTTCCGTCCGCTGGAGGAGGAGGAGGTCGCCCGCATCGCGACGCTGCTGCTGGAGGAGAGCAGCAAGCGGCTGTCGACCGAGCGCGGCATCGAATACGTGGCGGGCGACGACGTGGTGGGGCACCTGCTGAAGTCGGGCGGCTTCGACCCGCAGCTCGGCGCGCGTCCCATGCGGCAGATGGTGCAGCGGCTGGTGGAAGGACCGTTGGCCGAGCGCATCCTTTCCGGTGAGTTCGGCGCGGGAGACCGCGTGCGCGTCGCGCTCCACGCCGGACAGCTCGCGTTCCAGCGGGAGCGATGA
- a CDS encoding YIP1 family protein: MTSLVQPVRVFIDPVEGTPAAVEARRWVWPLLILALCVSASGTLFSLRWDATPDVIRELQASGEMSTISEADLSDKIQTASRKALVGGIAKGVFVMPFMALLLAAMLWVVSWLFDRPVHFEKLMSVAAIALLPIALYHLILAGCLAAQHTVSVSRVLQLVPSHLGAFMDGLSPKMARVASTVDFFNLWSTALLGLGFSAATGMPRGRALLLSLALYAMFAGIMMVGLPGSAGGGQ, from the coding sequence ATGACCTCACTCGTCCAACCCGTGCGCGTCTTCATCGACCCTGTCGAGGGGACGCCCGCCGCCGTCGAAGCCCGCCGTTGGGTCTGGCCCCTCCTCATCCTCGCCCTCTGCGTGTCCGCCTCCGGGACGCTGTTTTCCCTTCGCTGGGACGCGACCCCGGATGTCATCCGTGAGCTGCAGGCCTCCGGGGAGATGTCGACCATCTCCGAGGCGGACCTGAGCGACAAGATCCAGACCGCGTCCCGCAAGGCGCTGGTGGGCGGCATCGCCAAGGGCGTCTTCGTGATGCCGTTCATGGCGCTGCTGCTGGCCGCCATGCTCTGGGTCGTGTCCTGGCTGTTCGACCGGCCCGTCCACTTCGAGAAGCTGATGTCGGTGGCGGCCATCGCGCTCTTGCCCATCGCGCTCTACCACCTCATCCTCGCCGGCTGTCTCGCGGCGCAGCACACCGTCTCCGTCTCGCGCGTCCTCCAACTGGTGCCGTCGCACCTGGGGGCGTTCATGGACGGGCTGAGCCCCAAGATGGCGCGCGTCGCCTCCACCGTGGACTTCTTCAACCTCTGGAGCACCGCGCTGCTCGGCCTGGGCTTCTCCGCCGCCACCGGCATGCCCCGCGGCCGAGCGCTGCTGTTGTCCCTGGCGCTCTACGCGATGTTCGCGGGCATCATGATGGTGGGCTTGCCCGGCTCGGCGGGAGGTGGCCAATGA
- a CDS encoding TolC family protein: MNALIVATLLSASPAPTPITLQQAREEGRQSTTALTALQDLEVSQQDVNIRRSALLPQLSVNGFVGKRWLGRRQTFDLVPDVNNPGEFVQISVESKPTSTGDYDLGAVISQSIYDRAVWKQLEQAGVLRDAQASQAKEEADTAELEAIRRFFTLFRTQSTRQVLDATVKRSEEQLERARALFLAGRVGKVEEISALVNLGNDRISFVQSLSQLVTDQGQLAVWLTRPGTEPVEAVDPGVLQSEPGPAPTIEQAISVAREQRPLLKALEARVSAAELERAIARADYIPKLTAQGVYTRQGPDAGQVFTEPRLQNNFIGRINLDWNVFNGFLTPAQTKRAEANVRKAQLQLAQSAREIEAEVRTAHQSLEAQIVAARLSSENREAAVQGLNLAEERFKAGAGSTLEVRDAQLSLTQAELSLLENRIDVEIARFTLMRAMGALMSPGETK; the protein is encoded by the coding sequence ATGAACGCCCTCATCGTCGCGACGCTCCTGTCCGCGTCCCCCGCGCCCACGCCCATCACCCTGCAGCAGGCCCGCGAGGAGGGCCGCCAGAGCACCACCGCGCTCACGGCGCTCCAGGACCTGGAGGTCAGCCAGCAGGACGTGAACATCCGCCGCTCCGCGCTGTTGCCCCAGCTCTCCGTCAACGGCTTCGTGGGCAAGCGTTGGCTCGGCCGCCGGCAGACGTTCGACCTGGTGCCGGACGTGAACAACCCCGGCGAGTTCGTGCAGATCTCCGTCGAGTCCAAGCCCACCTCCACGGGCGACTACGACCTGGGCGCCGTCATCAGCCAGAGCATCTACGACCGCGCGGTCTGGAAGCAGCTCGAGCAGGCCGGGGTGCTGCGCGACGCGCAGGCGAGCCAGGCCAAGGAGGAGGCGGACACCGCGGAGCTGGAGGCCATCCGTCGCTTCTTCACGCTCTTCCGCACCCAGTCCACCCGCCAGGTGCTGGACGCCACCGTCAAGCGCAGCGAGGAGCAGCTCGAGCGCGCCCGCGCCCTGTTCCTGGCGGGCCGCGTGGGCAAGGTCGAGGAGATCTCCGCCCTGGTGAACCTGGGCAATGACCGCATCTCCTTCGTCCAGTCGCTCAGCCAGCTGGTCACGGACCAGGGCCAGCTCGCGGTGTGGCTGACGCGTCCGGGCACCGAGCCCGTGGAGGCGGTGGACCCGGGCGTGCTCCAGTCGGAGCCCGGCCCCGCGCCCACCATCGAGCAGGCCATCAGCGTGGCCCGTGAGCAGCGCCCGCTGCTCAAGGCGCTGGAGGCGCGGGTGAGCGCGGCGGAGCTGGAGCGCGCCATCGCCCGCGCGGACTACATCCCGAAGCTGACGGCCCAGGGCGTCTACACCCGCCAGGGTCCGGACGCCGGCCAGGTCTTCACCGAGCCGCGCCTGCAGAACAACTTCATCGGCCGCATCAACCTGGACTGGAACGTCTTCAACGGCTTCCTCACCCCCGCGCAGACCAAGCGGGCCGAGGCCAACGTCCGCAAGGCCCAGCTCCAGCTGGCGCAGTCCGCGCGGGAGATCGAGGCCGAGGTGCGCACCGCGCACCAGTCGCTGGAGGCGCAGATCGTCGCCGCCCGGCTGTCCTCGGAGAACCGCGAGGCCGCCGTCCAGGGACTCAACCTGGCCGAGGAGCGCTTCAAGGCCGGTGCGGGGTCCACGCTGGAGGTCCGTGACGCGCAGCTCAGCCTCACGCAGGCGGAGCTCAGCTTGTTGGAAAACAGAATCGATGTCGAAATCGCCCGCTTCACCTTGATGCGGGCCATGGGCGCCCTGATGAGCCCGGGAGAGACGAAATGA
- a CDS encoding efflux RND transporter periplasmic adaptor subunit: MKWWKGVIAGALFLGAAAITAGGLKERPPPSQEVQIAKARKGTITRTITGAGKVQAATTVKISSSLSGDLVELLVKDGDAVKKGQVLARIDRRVYEAALKQAMASQNAARADAQVAEVELSRTTQELGRVEGLVTKGLASGAELDIAKAGKNTAEARLASSKQLLARNVAVVEQAQTDLSRTTMFSPIDGNVIELSREVGERVRGSELAEDVVMTIAALSAMEVKFEVGEHEVVHLKPGQPADVTLDALEGQTFAGSVVEIAQKALIKNEGTEAEVTSFPVTVALDMRPPGVLPGMSAEARISAETRNDVVLVPIQAVTVRAERTLPDYKEPIEGGGLKARRTESLAKVVFVVDAANKAQVRRVQTGIASDTELEILSGLNDGDRVVEGPYRTLSKELNHGDNVQEPEQGGPGGMKGGRKS, encoded by the coding sequence ATGAAGTGGTGGAAGGGTGTGATCGCCGGTGCGCTGTTCCTCGGTGCCGCGGCCATCACGGCGGGAGGCCTGAAGGAGCGTCCCCCGCCGTCCCAGGAGGTGCAGATCGCCAAGGCTCGCAAGGGCACCATCACCCGCACCATCACCGGCGCGGGCAAGGTGCAGGCGGCCACGACGGTGAAGATCTCCTCCAGCCTCTCCGGAGACCTGGTGGAGCTGCTCGTCAAGGATGGCGACGCGGTGAAGAAGGGTCAGGTGCTGGCCCGCATCGATCGGCGCGTGTACGAGGCGGCGCTCAAGCAGGCCATGGCCTCGCAGAACGCGGCGCGCGCCGACGCCCAGGTGGCGGAGGTGGAGCTCAGCCGCACCACGCAGGAGCTGGGGCGGGTGGAGGGACTGGTGACCAAGGGCCTGGCGTCCGGCGCCGAGCTGGACATCGCCAAGGCGGGCAAGAACACGGCGGAGGCCCGGCTCGCGTCCTCGAAGCAGCTGCTCGCGCGCAACGTCGCCGTCGTGGAGCAGGCGCAGACGGACCTGTCGCGCACGACGATGTTCTCGCCCATCGACGGCAACGTCATCGAGCTGTCGCGCGAGGTGGGTGAGCGCGTGCGTGGCTCGGAGCTGGCCGAGGACGTGGTGATGACCATCGCGGCGCTGTCCGCCATGGAGGTGAAGTTCGAGGTGGGTGAGCACGAGGTGGTGCACCTCAAGCCGGGCCAGCCCGCGGACGTGACGCTGGACGCGCTGGAGGGGCAGACCTTCGCGGGCTCCGTCGTGGAGATCGCCCAGAAGGCGCTCATCAAGAACGAGGGCACGGAGGCCGAGGTGACCAGCTTCCCCGTCACGGTGGCGCTGGACATGCGGCCGCCGGGCGTGCTGCCGGGCATGAGCGCGGAGGCTCGCATCTCCGCGGAGACGCGCAACGACGTCGTCCTGGTGCCCATCCAGGCCGTCACCGTGCGTGCGGAGCGCACGCTGCCCGATTACAAGGAGCCCATCGAGGGTGGCGGGCTCAAGGCGCGGCGCACCGAGTCGCTGGCCAAGGTGGTCTTCGTGGTGGACGCGGCGAACAAGGCGCAGGTGCGGCGGGTGCAGACGGGCATCGCGTCCGACACGGAGCTGGAGATCCTCTCCGGGCTGAACGATGGCGACCGCGTGGTGGAGGGCCCCTACCGCACGCTGTCGAAGGAGCTCAACCACGGGGACAACGTGCAGGAGCCCGAGCAGGGCGGTCCGGGCGGCATGAAGGGCGGGCGGAAGTCGTGA
- a CDS encoding ABC transporter ATP-binding protein: protein MSHGSGAGEGRLIQVDNITRVFHVGGEEVRALRGVTFGVGRGEWIAIIGQSGSGKSTMMNVLGCLDTPSSGRYMLNGKDVSRMSDDELAVIRNVEIGFIFQTFQLLPKETALANVELPLVYRGMPAKERRERAKAALDKVQLTHRMHHRPNELSGGQRQRVAIARALVSEPSMLLADEPTGNLDSATGEEIVRLFEQLHQAGHTLVLVTHEPKLAARCPRAIRLSDGEIVADGPGREVALGNAAAIAAGGA from the coding sequence GTGAGCCACGGCAGCGGCGCCGGCGAGGGCCGGCTCATCCAGGTGGACAACATCACCCGCGTCTTCCACGTCGGTGGCGAGGAGGTGCGGGCGCTGCGAGGCGTCACCTTCGGCGTGGGCCGGGGCGAGTGGATTGCCATCATCGGTCAGTCCGGCTCCGGCAAGAGCACGATGATGAACGTGCTGGGCTGCCTGGATACGCCTTCCAGCGGCCGCTACATGCTCAACGGCAAGGACGTGTCGCGCATGAGCGACGACGAGCTGGCCGTCATCCGCAACGTGGAGATCGGCTTCATCTTCCAGACGTTCCAGCTGCTGCCGAAGGAGACGGCGCTAGCCAACGTGGAGCTGCCGCTGGTGTACCGCGGCATGCCCGCGAAGGAGCGGCGGGAGCGGGCGAAGGCGGCGTTGGACAAGGTGCAGCTCACGCACCGCATGCACCACCGGCCCAACGAGCTGTCGGGCGGTCAGCGTCAGCGCGTGGCCATCGCCCGCGCGCTGGTGTCCGAGCCGTCCATGCTGCTGGCGGACGAGCCCACGGGAAACCTGGACTCGGCCACGGGCGAGGAGATCGTCCGGCTGTTCGAGCAGCTGCACCAGGCCGGCCACACGCTGGTGCTCGTCACGCACGAGCCGAAGCTCGCGGCCCGGTGTCCGAGGGCCATCCGGCTGAGCGACGGTGAGATCGTCGCGGACGGGCCGGGGCGCGAGGTGGCGCTGGGCAACGCCGCGGCGATCGCTGCGGGGGGCGCATGA
- a CDS encoding ABC transporter permease gives MKRWAGFRVDVLEGARIALFSLRANRLRTVLTTMGIGIGVATLLAIVGIIQGLNTSFHRQLASFGANTLYVSKYPMIIKGDWWKYRGRKNFTLDQVQRLRAMAPFISAMSPSVSRLADVSYASEQMSTVRIQGVNHEYLSISGFDITNGRFLTEADEEVTRPVAVLGADVADRLFPGISPVGRTIRVDNRSFQVVGTLSRKGKVVNESMDLLVIIPFKTFYSSFGKGRPFEIAMAVADAGQVRAAEDQLIGILRRIRGTTPGEPDDFNINKPEAMAQTYAQLTGALYGVAVGVGLITLLVGGIGIMNIMLVSVRERTREIGVRRALGARKRTIVVQFLMEAASVSAVGGLLGTTVGLGTAKVVSLITPLAADVQTGTILGGVFFAALVGLLFGIWPAARAASLDPVEALRYE, from the coding sequence ATGAAGCGCTGGGCGGGTTTCCGGGTGGACGTCCTGGAGGGCGCGCGCATCGCGCTGTTCTCGCTGCGCGCCAATCGCCTGCGCACCGTGCTGACGACGATGGGCATCGGCATCGGCGTGGCCACGCTGCTGGCCATCGTCGGCATCATCCAGGGCCTCAACACGTCCTTCCACCGGCAGCTCGCGAGCTTCGGGGCGAACACGCTCTATGTGAGCAAGTACCCGATGATCATCAAGGGCGACTGGTGGAAGTACCGCGGGCGCAAGAACTTCACGCTCGACCAGGTGCAGCGGCTGCGCGCCATGGCGCCCTTCATCAGCGCGATGTCGCCGTCGGTGTCGCGGTTGGCGGACGTGTCGTACGCCAGCGAGCAGATGTCCACGGTGCGCATCCAGGGCGTCAACCACGAGTACCTGAGCATCTCCGGGTTCGACATCACCAACGGCCGCTTCCTCACGGAGGCGGATGAAGAGGTGACGCGGCCGGTGGCGGTGCTGGGCGCGGACGTGGCGGACCGGCTGTTCCCAGGCATCAGCCCGGTGGGGCGCACCATCCGCGTGGACAACCGCTCCTTCCAGGTGGTGGGCACGCTCAGCCGCAAGGGCAAGGTGGTGAACGAGAGCATGGACCTGCTCGTCATCATCCCCTTCAAGACCTTCTACAGCAGCTTCGGCAAGGGCCGCCCGTTCGAGATCGCCATGGCGGTGGCGGACGCGGGCCAGGTGCGCGCGGCCGAGGACCAGCTCATCGGCATCCTCCGGCGCATCCGCGGCACGACGCCGGGCGAGCCGGACGACTTCAACATCAACAAGCCGGAGGCCATGGCGCAGACGTACGCGCAGCTCACGGGGGCGCTGTACGGCGTCGCGGTGGGCGTGGGCCTGATTACCCTGCTCGTGGGCGGCATCGGCATCATGAACATCATGCTGGTGTCGGTGCGCGAGCGGACGCGGGAGATCGGCGTGCGGCGCGCGCTGGGGGCGCGCAAGCGCACCATCGTGGTGCAGTTCCTGATGGAGGCGGCCAGCGTGTCCGCGGTGGGTGGCCTGTTGGGGACCACGGTGGGGCTGGGGACGGCCAAGGTGGTGTCCTTGATCACGCCGCTGGCGGCGGATGTGCAGACGGGCACCATCCTGGGCGGGGTGTTCTTCGCGGCGCTGGTGGGCCTGCTGTTCGGAATCTGGCCGGCGGCGCGCGCGGCGAGCCTGGACCCGGTGGAAGCCCTCCGGTACGAGTGA